CTGGAGATTCCCTGCCCCCTGGCCGAGGCCCCTGGAGACGCGGCCTGAGGGGCGCCAACCCCGCGCCCATGGCCTCAGGGCAGGTTGCCCAGATCGTTGTCGAGGAGCGCATCGAGCAACGAGGGTTCTCCTCCATTGAGGAAGTAGACGCATCGGCCGGGAACAGGCTCATTGGCCAGCTCGAGCGGGAATGGCTGGTAGCCGAGTTCCCGCTCCAGGTGCTGCACGAGCAGTTCCGCGTGGGGCCTGAGCTCGTCCGGCGGCTGCAAGAAGAGCTGGGGCCGGGTCCATGTGTCATCGGCCCGGATGTGCTGCACCGTGGCGTAGACGAGATAGAGAGGGGCGAGCACGCTCACGGCGCCCGCCAGACGGGTCAGAACCCGCCCTCCTTCCGGTAGAGGGCGCTCCAGGTATATGCAACACCGAAGACAGGCGGACATCCCGGGCTGGGTCACGTTCCCGACGGGACGGCCGGGAAACGCAGCCCTGAGCTCACTGAGAAGAGAGGCCCAGCGCTCCCAGGCCAGCGCCGTCTTCCAGGCAGCGGACCAACGCTGGAATTCGGGAGTGGATCTGTCGATGTCAACGAAGACGGTGCTTCCGGGAGGATAGTGCTGGTGCGCGATGCGGATGAGCTCCGCTCTCGTGAATGCCTTCATGATTTGGAAGGCCTCGGGATGTCGAAGGGAACCGTTTCGATGCCGAGGAGCTTCACGAGTTGAACCTGGGAACCGAAATACCCTCACCCTGTCCCTCTCCCGAAGGGAGAGGGGTTGTTGGGACGAGTGGGTGCACGGTTACGCCTTGCCCACGACCTTCTTCAGGAAGCCCCAGAAGCGGCCCGAGCGCTCCTTCAAATCCTGCCCGCGCCGCTCCTCCGCCGCCCGCGCCGCGTCCGAGGCCACGCCCAACCGCTGCCGCAATTCCTCCGGCGTGTAGCGCGTCGCCAACGTGGCCTTCATCTCCTTGCGCGTCGAGTACTCCTGCGCCGTCACGTGCAGCACGCACTCGGAATCCAGCCGCAGCGTCACCGCCACCCGCACCGACCCCTTCGGCCCCCTCGGCAGGCCCTCCAGCCTCACCGTCCCCAGGTACTCGTTCGCCGAGATGTGCGTGTCCTCTCCCTGGAAGATGGACAACTCCATCACTTCTTCGTTGTCCCGCGTCGTGGAGATCGCGAACGAGCGCTGCGCCGGCAGCGGCGTGTTGCGCTCGATGACCCGCGTGAACGCTCCCCCGGGCATCGCCACGCCGATCGTCATCGGCAGCACGTCGATGAGCACCACGCTGCTCACCTTGTCCACCGCGTTCGAGTACAGCGCCGCGCCCAGCGCCACCGCCTCATCCGTGTTCACCCCCGCGTGCGGCGGCTTGCCGAACACTTCCTTCAGCTTCTCGCGCACCAGCGGCATGCGCGCCTGTCCGCCCACCATGAGGATGTCGTCGATGTCCCCCGGCCGCATCTTCGCGTCCAGCAGCACGTCCCGCACCACGTCCAGCGTGCGCATCACCATCGGCAGGCACGCCTTCTCCATCTCCGCCCGCGTGAGCGTGACGTGCAGGTCCCTCGGCTGCCCCGCCTCGTCCATCATCAGCATCGGGATGTGGACCTCGTAGGAGTTGGACTCCGAGAGCGCCACCTTCGCCCGCTCCGCCGCGTCCGTCACCCGCGACAGGGCAATCCGGTCTCCCTGGAAGTTCACCTTCTCCTGCTGCTGGAAGCGCTCCAGCAACAGGTCCACCAGCACGTTGTCGAAGTCCATGCCGCCCAGGAAGATGTCGCCTCCCGTGGCCAGCACCTCGAACACGTTCCGGTCGATGCGCAGGATGGTCGCGTCGAAGGTGCCGCCGCCCAGGTCATAGACGAGCACCTTCTTCGTCACCTCGCGGTTGAGCCCGTACGCCAGCGCCGCCGAGGTGGGCTCGTTCAGAATCCGCTCCACCTTCAGCCCCGCCATCCACCCCGCCCGGCGCACCGCCTCGCGCTGCGGCTCCGAGTAGTACGCCGGCACCGTCACCACCGCCCGCTCCACCTTCTGCCCCAGGTGCTGCTCCGCCAATTCCTTGCACTCGCGCAGGATGATGCCCTGCACTTCTTCCAACGACAGCACGTGCTCGCCCATCCGCACCGCCGCCCGGCCTCGCGCGTCGGGGATGATCTCGTAGTGGAAGCGCTCGCGCACCTGGTTCACCACCGCGCTGTCGAAGGGACGGCCCACCAGGCGCTTGGCGCCGTAGATGGTCTGCTCGGGGCGCAGCAGCACCTGGCTCTTCGCGCGGTGGCTCACCAGCAGCTTGCCCTGCGACGAGAGCGACACCACCGAGGGGATGGTGTTGTAACCCTCGCGCGAGCGCAGCACCATGGGCTTGTTGTTCGTCACCACCGCCACGCACGAGTTGGAGGTGCCCAAATCGATGCCGATAACGGGGCCCTTGCTCTCGATGTTCGCCGGAGGCGTGAGGAAGACGGTGCGCACCTGCCCCGGGGAGCTCTTGGGCTCGGGAGGCAGCGGGGCCGCCGGTTTCGCGGCCACCGGAGCGAGCTGCGGGGCCGCCGGCTGCGCCGCCTGGGGCTTGGGCGGTACGGGAGCGGGCGGAGCCACGGGAGCCGCCGGAGCCGCGGGACGGACACCCGATGGCGGCGCGGGCTTCTTCGCCGGAGGCCGGAAGGCCTGGCCCGCGACGGGCCGTGCGAACTCGAGCGGCTCGTCGTCGTCGGACGACTCCAGCTCCAGCTCCACCGCGCTGCTGGCCTGGCCGGCGCGCGCGGGCTGGGGCGGCGTGGCGGGCCCGGGCGTGGCCGCCGCCGAGAGGTCCGCCAGATCGAACTCCTGCATGCTGCTGCCCTGGCGCGCGGGCGGCTTCGCGGCGGGCGGAGGCTCGGCTCGCGCCCGCTCCGGCGGGATCGTGGCGGCGATGAGCTCATCGAGCGGAATGTCCACGGCGGTGACGGGCGGCGGCGGAGGCGGGGCGAGGGGCTCGGGCGGGCGGGCCGCGGGAACGGGCCTCGCGCCGGGAGCGACGGGCGCCACGGAAGGAACCCCCTGCACCGGCGCCACCGCGGGAGCGGCCGGTGGCCTCGCGGCCGGCGGAGCGGCCACGGGCGGAGCGCTCACGGGCGCCGCGGGAGCCTCGCCCTTGCGCTGCAGCATCCTGTCGACGAGGGACTGGGAGGGCGCGTCCAGCTCCGTGAACTGGATGCCCATGCCGGGAGGCCCGGACAGATCCTCGGGCGGCCGCACCCAGCGCACCACCGCCGAGCCCTTCATCACCCGGAGACCATCGGCGATGCGCACCTCGAACTTCACCGGGGTGCCCACCGGCTGCGGCTCGCGCGAACGGATGAACATGCCCCCGGGGCTGATGTTGACGGCGAACTCCTCGACGAAGTTGCCGATGTCCGTGTGCTTGAGCTTTACCAGCAGACCCACGGCCTTGCGGTCCGCGGCGCGCCGTCCCTGATCCATAGCGTCTGACTGTCGCGGGTAAGACCCGCTCGCTCAAGTCTTTCTCTCCACCTCCGCTCCCCTGCCTGCCACCCTCCCACTCCAGGTACGCGCATGGGCGACCCCTGCCCACGCCTCCCACCCGCGCGAGACGTGCCGGGAGGGACTCCAGACGGAAGACTCCCCGGGTTCTTTCCGTTTTCTGGGGAAACAGGGGTGACGACGGCTCACGGAGCGAGCAGCCGCAGGAAGGCCTCCTGGTCCCATGCATTGCCAGCGCGATCGCCATGGCGCTGGTAGCCCGCGAGGGTGAAGCCCTGTCCCGGCACGAAGTCCAGCGTGGTGCCCGCCACCGGGCAGTCGCCCTCGGGGCACTCGCCGGGTGGCAGCGTGCGCTGGTCCCGCTGCGAGCCCTCCGGCGCGTACGCGCTCAGCATGCCGCCACAGACGGCCACCACCTGGCCCGCGTCATCCAGCGCCACCGCGGGCGAGGCGGGCTTCGTGTCACACGCGAGCGGTTGGGCCCAGCGCTCGGCGCCGTCCGGGCCCGCCACGAGGACGAAGGCCTCGGAGCCCGAGAGCCGTGAGCCGCCCCAGCTCAGGGGGCCGCGCAGCTCGCCCACCAGCACCACGCTCCCGTCGCGCTCCGGCCTCAGCCCGGTGACGTGGCCGTCCACGCCCCGCAGCTCCTTGCCCCACGCGAGCCGTCCATCCCGCTCGAAGGCGAGCAGCAGCAGGGCCCGGCCCCCCGCGCTCCCGAAGGCCCGGCCATCCACCGTGAGCGTCCCCACGAGGCGTCCGGCGAGCAGCGTCCGGCCCGAGGGCGCGAGCGCCAGCGCGTGCAGCCGCGTGCCCTCGTCCACCCGGTCCAGCTGCCGCGTCCAGAGGAAGGCCCCCTGCGCGTCATGGTGGGCGAGCACCGGCACGGGGCCCTCCGGCGTCCACTCCTCGGCCGTGACGAGCACCCCGCCCTCGCCATCCGCCGCCATGCCGTACACCTTCTGTCCCGCGCGCCGCTGCCAGAGGGGCTGGCCCTCGCCGGAGAACTTCACGACGAAGCCGTCGTTGGCCTCGCCCAGACCGAAGTCCAGCGAGTACAGGAAGGCGTTGCCGGAGAGGAACACCTCCCCCGAGGGCGAGGCCGCCACGCGCGGCGAGGCCACGCGCATGCGCGAATAGTCCCGGACCCAGCGCTCCGTCCCATCCGGGCCATACTTCGCCAACGTGAGGCCCCGGCGCTGGCCGGGCACGGACTCGCGCTCGTCGTCCTCGCGCGGCGTGGAGAGCCACACCACGGAGATGTCTCCCCGCCCATCCACCGCGAGCCCCGTCCCGGTGTCGTCCTGCGGCCCGCCGAGCCGGTGGAACCAGGACTGGACGAGGGAGGGCTCCGGCTGGAGTGTCGCGGGAGCTGGCTCGGAGGGCGTCGAGGCAACCGGGTTGGTGCCGGTCCCTTCCTCACCCCCGGACGGGGCCTCCTCTCCGGGGTTCCCACAGCCCGTGGCCAGCGTCAGCAACGCGGCGGGGACGAACCAGGTCCAAGCACGGTGGGTGTGTACTCCTGACTCTCGGTGCATGTGCTTCTCCCCCGTCCCTCGCGGGCGGGCCCGGAAGGACGAACCGGGGGAAGGTAATGGGGTCATTCCTTCCGGCATCCCCCCGGCCTTGGGTCCGCCCGAACCCCCCTGGGGGGTAGGGAACCGGACAGAGGGTGTCCTGGAGCGGACGAACGTCCTGTGGCAGGAATAGGCGCCCTCTGGAACGGTTGGCATCCCACGTTCGCGCCGTGGTCCCCTGCGAACCCCTTGGACCGCGCGCCGCCCGAGATTAAGAGAACCCTTCTCATGGAAAACGCCGCCCCCATCGCCCCGACACCGGTACCGGAAGCCACCAGCGAGGACCTTCAGGCCGTCGAGGAGCTCGCCCGGGCCAAAGCCCAGATTCTCGGGCAGATCGAAAAGCGCGTCGTGGGGCAGCGCGACGTGGTGGAGCACCTGCTCATCGCGCTCTTCGCCCGCGGCCACTGCCTCTTCGTGGGCGTGCCCGGCCTGGCCAAGACGCTGCTCATCTCCACCCTGGCGGACGTCCTCAACCTGTCCTTCAACCGCATCCAGTTCACCCCGGACCTGATGCCCTCGGACATCACCGGCACGGACATCCTGGAAGAGGACAAGGCCACCGGGCACCGCGCCTTCCGGTTCCTCAAGGGGCCGCTGTTCGCCAACATCATCCTCGCGGACGAGGTGAACCGCACCCCGCCCAAGACGCAGGCCGCCCTGCTGCAGGCCATGCAGGAGTACCGCGTCACCGCTGGCGGCCGCACCTACCCGCTGGAGCTGCCCTTCCTCGTCTTCGCCACGCAGAACCCCATCGAGCAGGAGGGCACCTACCCGCTGCCCGAGGCGCAGCTCGACCGCTTCATGTTCCTGGTGGACGTGGGCTACCCCACCGCCGAGGAGGAGGTGGAGATCGTCAAGTCCACCACGGGCGGCTCGCAGCCCAAGCTGGAGAAGATCCTCTCGCCCGAGCGGATTCTGGCGCTGCAGGAGCTGGTGCGCCGGGTGCCGGTGCCCGACCACGTGGTGCGTTACGCGGTGGAGCTGGTGCGGCACACGCGGCCCAAGGAGCCGGGCGTGCCGGAGTTCATCGCGAAGAACGTGTCGTGGGGCGCGGGGCCTCGCGCGAGCCAGTACCTGGTGCTGGCGGCCAAGGCGCGGGCCATCCTGAATGGACGCTTCGTGGCCTCGGTGGAGGACGTGAAGGCGGTGGCCCGCCCGGTGCTGCGCCACCGCGTGCTGCCCAACTTCACCGCCGAGAGCGAGGGCACCACGTCGGTGAAGCTGGTGGACCAGTTGGTCGCGCTGGTGAAGGGATAGCGCCCGCGCATGCTGCTGGACTCCCAGACACTGGCCCGGCTGCAGGGCGTGAAGCTGCGCGCCCGCGCTGTGATGGAGGGGGTGCTGTCCGGCCTCCACAAGAGCCCCCACCAGGGCCAGAGCGTGGAGTTCGCCGAGCACAAGGAGTACGCGCCCGGCGATGAGCTGCGCCACCTGGACTGGAAGGCCTACGGCAAGTTCGACAAGTACTACGTCAAGCGCTTCGAGCACGAGACGAACCTGCGCGCGGTGATGGTGGTGGATGCGTCCGCCTCCATGGGCTACCGCAGCGGCGCGCTCTCCAAGCTGGAGGCCGCCACCACGCTGGCCGGTGCGCTGTGCTACCTGCTGGTGCGCCAGCAGGACGCCGCCGGCCTCGCGGTGATGACGAATGGCCGCTTCCAGGACGTGCCCCCGCGCGCCTCGGCCGGCCACCTCAACGTGCTGCTGGAGGCGCTCGAGAACACCGCGCCCAACGGCGGCACGAATCTCCTCTCCGCCGCGGACCACCTCGCCGAGGTGCTCCCGCGCCGCTCCTCCGTCATCGTGCTGTCGGACTTCCTCGACGAGAACCAGGACTCGCTCAAGCGGATACTGGCGCTGCGGCAGCGCAAGAACGACGTCTCGGTGTTCCACCTGGTGGACCCGGCCGAGCTGACCTTCCCCTTCGATGACCCCACGCTCTTCCTGGATATGGAGGGAGAGGGACGCATCGAGGTGAATCCGCGCGAAATCAAGGAGAGCTACCTGGAGGAGTTCGGGGCCTTCCTGGCGAATGTGAAGTCGGCCTGCGCGGAGGCGGACGTGGACTACGAGTTGGTGCGCACCGACGAGCGGTTGGACGAGGTGCTGCTGCGTTACCTGGGCAAGCGCGGGAGGCGCCGGTGACCTTCGCACACCCGTGGATGCTGCTGGGCGCGCTGGCGGCCTTCATTCCGCTGCTCATCCATCTCTTCGACCGGCGGCGGCCGAGACCCCATCCCTTCGGGCCCCTGGCCTTCGTGCTGCGCAGCCAGAAGCGCACCGCGAGCCGGCTCAAGCTCAAGCGGCTGTTGCTGTACACGCTGCGCACGTTGATTCTGCTCGCGCTGCCGGTGGCGCTGGCGCGGCCGGAGCTGAAGCAAGACGCCGCGGCGGCCGCGGTGGTGAAGGGCCCGGCGGCCACGGCCATCGTGCTGGACGCCTCGCTGTCCATGCGCTGGTCGGACGGGACGTCGCTCTTCGAGCGCGGCCGGGACGAGGCGCGTGACGCACTGGCGGACCTGCGGCCCGAGGAGCCGGCGACGGTGCTGGTGTGCACGGGCTCGCCGCTGCCGCCCGCGGCGCCGGGCTTCGATCGCTCGAAGCTGCGCCAGGTGATTGACGAGGCGCAGCCGACGTACGGGGCGGCGGACCTGTCGCGGTGCCTGGACCTGGCGGCGCGCTCGCTGGAGGAGAGCCCCATGGCGGGCAAGCGCCTGGTGGTGGTGTCGGACCTGACGGCCGGCTCCATGCGCCTGGA
The sequence above is drawn from the Archangium gephyra genome and encodes:
- a CDS encoding TIGR02266 family protein, with product MDQGRRAADRKAVGLLVKLKHTDIGNFVEEFAVNISPGGMFIRSREPQPVGTPVKFEVRIADGLRVMKGSAVVRWVRPPEDLSGPPGMGIQFTELDAPSQSLVDRMLQRKGEAPAAPVSAPPVAAPPAARPPAAPAVAPVQGVPSVAPVAPGARPVPAARPPEPLAPPPPPPVTAVDIPLDELIAATIPPERARAEPPPAAKPPARQGSSMQEFDLADLSAAATPGPATPPQPARAGQASSAVELELESSDDDEPLEFARPVAGQAFRPPAKKPAPPSGVRPAAPAAPVAPPAPVPPKPQAAQPAAPQLAPVAAKPAAPLPPEPKSSPGQVRTVFLTPPANIESKGPVIGIDLGTSNSCVAVVTNNKPMVLRSREGYNTIPSVVSLSSQGKLLVSHRAKSQVLLRPEQTIYGAKRLVGRPFDSAVVNQVRERFHYEIIPDARGRAAVRMGEHVLSLEEVQGIILRECKELAEQHLGQKVERAVVTVPAYYSEPQREAVRRAGWMAGLKVERILNEPTSAALAYGLNREVTKKVLVYDLGGGTFDATILRIDRNVFEVLATGGDIFLGGMDFDNVLVDLLLERFQQQEKVNFQGDRIALSRVTDAAERAKVALSESNSYEVHIPMLMMDEAGQPRDLHVTLTRAEMEKACLPMVMRTLDVVRDVLLDAKMRPGDIDDILMVGGQARMPLVREKLKEVFGKPPHAGVNTDEAVALGAALYSNAVDKVSSVVLIDVLPMTIGVAMPGGAFTRVIERNTPLPAQRSFAISTTRDNEEVMELSIFQGEDTHISANEYLGTVRLEGLPRGPKGSVRVAVTLRLDSECVLHVTAQEYSTRKEMKATLATRYTPEELRQRLGVASDAARAAEERRGQDLKERSGRFWGFLKKVVGKA
- a CDS encoding DUF58 domain-containing protein yields the protein MLLDSQTLARLQGVKLRARAVMEGVLSGLHKSPHQGQSVEFAEHKEYAPGDELRHLDWKAYGKFDKYYVKRFEHETNLRAVMVVDASASMGYRSGALSKLEAATTLAGALCYLLVRQQDAAGLAVMTNGRFQDVPPRASAGHLNVLLEALENTAPNGGTNLLSAADHLAEVLPRRSSVIVLSDFLDENQDSLKRILALRQRKNDVSVFHLVDPAELTFPFDDPTLFLDMEGEGRIEVNPREIKESYLEEFGAFLANVKSACAEADVDYELVRTDERLDEVLLRYLGKRGRRR
- a CDS encoding AAA family ATPase, producing MENAAPIAPTPVPEATSEDLQAVEELARAKAQILGQIEKRVVGQRDVVEHLLIALFARGHCLFVGVPGLAKTLLISTLADVLNLSFNRIQFTPDLMPSDITGTDILEEDKATGHRAFRFLKGPLFANIILADEVNRTPPKTQAALLQAMQEYRVTAGGRTYPLELPFLVFATQNPIEQEGTYPLPEAQLDRFMFLVDVGYPTAEEEVEIVKSTTGGSQPKLEKILSPERILALQELVRRVPVPDHVVRYAVELVRHTRPKEPGVPEFIAKNVSWGAGPRASQYLVLAAKARAILNGRFVASVEDVKAVARPVLRHRVLPNFTAESEGTTSVKLVDQLVALVKG